The DNA segment CAGGATGACCTGTTCTTCAATGCACGCCTTACTGCTGTTTGGCCCCTGTTTACCGGTTTCAAACGTACCGCCGCCTATGATGCTGCCAAGGGCAATGTGACTGCGAAAAAAGCTGCATTTGAAATGGCGCAGAATACCGTTTTGATGGATGTAGCCACGAAGTATTTCACCTTGCGCCTTTCCGAAGAATTGACAGCTTTGCGTGAAACGACCAAGAAGAATCTTGAAGAACATTTGGAACGTTCCAAGAAGCTTGAAGCAGGTGGCCAGATCAGCAAGGCAGAACGCCTTCGTGCAGAAGTTGCTTTGGCCGAAGCAGAAAATGCCCTGGAAGATTCTTATCGTGACCAGTCTTTGGCTCGTATGGCTTTGGCAAGCTTGCTTCATACAGATACAAACTTGACTGCAGTGACTCCGGTGATGGCTCCGGAACAGACTCCGTCCATTGAAGAGTTCAAGACCTTGGCTATCGAACGCCACCCGGGTTTGCAGCAGTTGCGTACCGAACGTAAGCGTAGCCAGAATGCCGTGAAGGCCGCCCAGGGTGATTACTACCCGATGGTGGCTCTGTTCGCTTATAAGGAACTTTATACTCGTGACTTGACCCTTCTGGAACCGGAATGGGCTGTGGGCGCAAAGCTTCAGTGGGATTTGTTCAAGGGTGGAGAAACCCGTTCCAAGGTTGCAAACGCAAAAGCTTTGGACCGTTCTCTTTTGAATATGGAAGAAAGCACCTTGGATAACATCAAGCTGCTTGTGGAAAAGCGCTGGCGTGAAAAAGAACACGCCATGAGTCGTTTGACCAGTTTGAACAAGACTCGTGAGCTTGCGGAAGAAGCTCTCCGCAGCCAGACTTTGGCTTACGAAGCAGGTCTTGCTACTGGCTTGGAAGTTGTTGATGCTGAGTTGTCTTTGGCTCGTTTGCAGGTGGGCGATTTGAAGGCTCATTATGACGCCGTTATTGCATGGCTTGGCTTGCTGGAAGCTAGTGGCGAAGTTGTCAATGCAGGTGCAATGCTTACAGCAGTTCAACCGGTTGATGAAACTACAAACAAATCCGCAGTGACAGCTCCTGCAACCACTCCCGTACTTTTGCCTGCAACAGAAAATGCTGTTGCACCTATAGCAGAAACTTCCGTGGAAACGGCTCCTGCTGAACAACCTGTGGCCAATCCCGCAGTGAATGATTCTACAGAAAATGTTCCTGCTGTTGAACCGGCATCCGTCTCTGCAGAGTCCGCTCCCGCGACAAACCTTGAATCTACTATCCCCGCATCCGAAAATTAATAGGAGTCATTATGCTTAAAGTTGTAAAAGTTATTGGCAAGATTTTAGTCATTCTTTCTTTGATAGCCT comes from the Fibrobacter sp. genome and includes:
- a CDS encoding TolC family protein; translation: MKKYCVSPISVLLVATPLFANPITLQDALDMAKASNPQIKSERAKVEIAEASQDEAFARFLPSLSLSASVTKIDDPIYIDLGDIQGAMSGLAGGLASAGAAGAYSKAYIDAYNQASAGYKQAYDGAMAMGLSEAQAAAFAKDKLGGMTAQEIAQSKADEYALKAQQSGEDAQKKIDDANFKMKVQDDLFFNARLTAVWPLFTGFKRTAAYDAAKGNVTAKKAAFEMAQNTVLMDVATKYFTLRLSEELTALRETTKKNLEEHLERSKKLEAGGQISKAERLRAEVALAEAENALEDSYRDQSLARMALASLLHTDTNLTAVTPVMAPEQTPSIEEFKTLAIERHPGLQQLRTERKRSQNAVKAAQGDYYPMVALFAYKELYTRDLTLLEPEWAVGAKLQWDLFKGGETRSKVANAKALDRSLLNMEESTLDNIKLLVEKRWREKEHAMSRLTSLNKTRELAEEALRSQTLAYEAGLATGLEVVDAELSLARLQVGDLKAHYDAVIAWLGLLEASGEVVNAGAMLTAVQPVDETTNKSAVTAPATTPVLLPATENAVAPIAETSVETAPAEQPVANPAVNDSTENVPAVEPASVSAESAPATNLESTIPASEN